The sequence CCCTAGTGTGCTGCCAGGGTCCCGGTTGCACAATGGGGAATCGTCTTCGGAAGCAGGTATGGATCACCCCTTGCAGTAACTTGCATTCACTTGTTTTAGTTACTCagattttcttgttttgaaaGTTAGCAGTGCTTGCAGCTGGCATATGAGAATACAGTATGGGAACTGGACATTTTGTGAATATAAAGTGAAGTTCATCGGTGATGAGAGTATAGTTTTGGGGCCAcgattttgacctttttattattatttggaaCTGCATACGTACGACAAGTACATAATATGAATTTCATTTAGGTCCATAAGATCTTCCATTTCTGTTTTCCGGAATAACTACAATGGTGGATAGTAGAGGGAGTATTAATGAGGCCCTTTTAAGTTGCTGTATAATGGAACAGTGCTGGGTGCCTATTTGGCCCTATAATTTAGTCTGAATGAGATAGGTAATCCTTTCTCCTGAGATTTCTGGATAGACACACTCTtgcacacacacagagacatatatatacatgcccgtatgcatatatatatgtgtgtgtgtcacCAAATGATTAGTGTAACCTATGGAGTTTTTATCTAAAGATGTAATAAAGATTTTCACAATTTCGGTTGTCTTTTTAAGCTTAGAATTTTCACGATTGTGGGTAAGGTTGAACAAATTTGCATCACAGGGGAAAATGTAAAATGTCTTTGGAATGTGGACCTAAATATGCACATTCATACCATTTATGGCATTTTACTGACATATGAAGTGATAACGTTTTGGGAAAAAAGTGCTATAAATTAGAGTATCCTCTTGCATTTTACGTAAAAGAAGTGGAGAATGCTTGGACTCAATGAAAGCATGGAAGTAGATATGTTCAAGTAGGTTTTTGGATTCTCTTGCGCTATGATTAGGTGTTGCTACATTGTGTGGCTCTTCTTCACATCACAAAGGGCCTTCCAGTAACTAATAACTTCTTAAGTGTCTATGAAGTTTTGTTGGATGAATTGGATGCAAGTAGAGTATTTGCGGACACAACTAATGGATTACAGCAGTGGCCACGACGAGTGTGAATTTGAAGCAAATCATGATATCTACTTGTGTTATTTCTTATTTAAAAACGAGTGGTTTTCGGCAGTTTCTTTTTGCTCCCTATGGTTGCATACTTTCACTAATTGTCCACTTTGGTAAGCATGTTTATCTTAATTGGTTAGTTAATATTTATGTAAACACAATCCGAATTTCTTGGATATAAGTTCTTCTTTCACGAGTTACTTAAACTAACATTAATGGCCCTTTGCTATAACGGGTTCAGAAAATGACTTGCTTCTCATGTTTGTGCTGGTACTGATTTCATTGAGAAAACTGCCGTACTTTATCTTGATATGGGGCATGGTTGTGATATGTGTATGTAGTTCAAAAGATAATTTTTGTTTAtgctaataaaaaatatataatttttgtatATAAAATTGTCTTGCCTCTAAAACTGAGATGCCAAAGGATGGATTGCTATATAGTCAAGATACGCTTTTCGAGTGGATAAAAGTTCTGTCCATAAACTGTCGTTAAATCGTGTGAGAATAGCATCATCTGGCAAACATGTGCGCTTCACCTTATTTGTTTAACCTTACGATTGTATCTCAATCTATTCTCCGACAGAAATAAGATAGAACATAGAAAAAATATGAGGTTGTACTCTGAGTTTCATTGGTGGTCTAAACAGTGAAGATGTATGATAGACTTACTTGTATTAAGAATTTTAGAGTTTCGGGGTATCTGTGGCCAGAATCTGATACATATGGGCAACCGTGTGATGAAATATTAGTATCTTTACTAACTTAGCTCTCTTGTGGACTGATGGAAGTTTGTTAGTTTATCCGGCAGATTATGTATGCATAACATAAGATATCTTGGATTATCGTTAACTGCATTTTCTTGTTATTTGGTGTTGATCTTTGGCTACAATGTAATgatcattgtactttatttgttTGCAGAGATCTTGTAGCTGATAATTCTTCCGAGTACTTTCATTTTTGCCATTCTATAAAATGGTTTTTGTTCTGGACCTGGGCACTTTTAGTTTTGCAAAATTTGTTTGCTTCAATGCTGCAAAATTCTTCTCTACTGTTGTTTCCTTCACTTCTTGTAGCCTTACTGTTTGCTTTTTGTTCCCTTTCTATCAAAAGCTTGGTTGATTTTGGAAAAGGAACTATCGAGTATAATGTTTGCTGCATTTATGCAccgttttttaatttttttgtggaAGTCCTTTGATACAATGAATCACCTTATCAGGTCAGAATGAGTCATCATGGGGTCGATCGGGGGACTTAAAAAGTTCAGATGTATGTACACCCGAGGTACTCACGTGATCTTATTTCTTTCTCATTAGGTTGTTACCTTTTCTGCTTCCACATCTATAcgtcatcctttttttttttgctttgtagACGTCGTATGATTGCAAAAACCCACAGGAGTCTGAATCTCCCCGTTTCCAAGCTATTCTCCGTGTCACAAGTGCACCTAGGAAGAGATTCCCGAGTGACATCAAAAGTTTTTCTCATGAACTAAATTCAAAAGGTGTACGGcctttcccttttttttggaAGCAAAGAGGCTTAAATAACTTGGAGGTATGTTATGCTTCTTTATTGTATTTCCTTTCAGATAACTATTTGTGCTATAGGAAGTCGTAACTGTTCCTGGTTCTAATTACCATCTATCTTATACAGGAAATCTTGGTTGTTATAAGCGGAAAATTTGACAAAGCAAAGGAAGAAGTGAATGCTGACCTGGCCATTTTTGCGGCAGATCTGGTTGGCATTCTTGAAAAGGATGCAGACGGTCATCCTGAGTGGCAGGAAACTATTGAGGACTTGTTGGTTTTGGCCCGAAGCTGTGCTATGACATCTCCGGGAGAGTTTTGGCTTGAGTGTGAAGGCATAGTTCAAGAGTTGGATGACAGGCGGCAAGAACTTCCTCCAGGAATACTGAAGCAGCTTCATACTCGAATGCTTTTCATTCTCACACGATGCACCAGATTGTTACAGTTCCACAAGGAAAGTGGGCTGGGTGAGGATGATCATGTCTTTCAGCTTCGTCAATCTGGAGTCCTGCATTCTGCTGGTAAAAAAGTGCCTCCAGGCGTGGGAAGGGATGGGAAAAGTTCCGATGCTACAAAGGCGGCTTCAGCACGGAAGTTCTATAGTCAGGAGCAGCGTGGCTTGGATTGGACGGGAGACCATGTGGCAGCATGCTCTGGAAATTTCGTCTCTCTTGCTGCTGATGCCACTTCTGATGATTTAGAGTCTCCAGTTGGAAGGGATCGGATGTCTTCTTGGAAGAAATTGCCATTTCCTGGGGTCAAAAGCTCAAAGGAAGTTGCTCTGGCGAAGGAGCAGAATGATGTGAAGGTTGAACCTTTGAAGACATCGATGGCCAGTAAAGGAGTTTCTGATGTTGATCTGACTCCTTCTAAGCCTTCGGAGCTTCCTCCTACTAAAGATTCTCATGAACATTCTTCTAAGCACCAACACAAAGTTTCTTGGGGTTACTGGGGTGATCAGCCGATTGTTTCAGATGAAAGTTCAATAATTTGTCGAATATGTGAGGAGGAGGTTTCAACTTTACATGTGGAAGACCATTCAAGAATTTGTGCAATTGCAGATCGATGTGATCAGCAGGGTCTCAGTGTCAATGAACGTCTTGTCAGGATTTCAGAGAGTTTGGATAAGATGATGGAGAATTTCGCACGGAAGGAGATGACACATGTAGTTGGAAGCCCAGATGTTGCAAAAGTATCAAATTCAAGTTTGGCTGAAGAATCTGATATGCTCTCCCCAAAACTCAGTGATTGGTCCAGGAGAGGGTCTGAGGATATGCTTGACTGTTTTCCTGATGCTGATAACTCAGTTTTTATGGATGACCTGAAGGGTTTACCCTCTATGTCATGTAAAACACGTTTCGGACCAAAGTCTGATCAAGGAATGACCACATCTTCTGGGGGTAGCATGACTCCTAGGTCACCATTATTGACACCAAGGAACAGTCATATTGACTTGCTGTTGGCTGGGAAGTGTGTTTTTTCTGAGCATGATGATGTTCTGCAGGTATCTGTTCAGTTTTCTTTGCTACTTATTTTCTTTGGAAATATTGAACCACTCACTTTTGTTGTGCGACAGTTTAAGATAATTGACTTTAGTTTGCAATTCCAAATTTAGTCTCTTATATTTCACAATTTTCATTAAATTTAGCTTTTTTAGACACATCTAATGCAATAAGTAAAATGTAGTTAAAACTAAAAACTACAAGCCTTCTAGTGCTGGAAGAAGCTTCTTAGTGTCGTTATGCACGATTTTGTTCTTAATCACATTTCATTGGTCAAATAAGATGTATTTTCTTCACCTTTTCCCAATCCTTCAGCTATGGACTTGTTGTAAAGATGCAAGTTGCTTGTAAACTTATGTATTGTAATACCTTTTGTTTGTCGTAACTGCTTTGGTTACATAAAAGACAATTCTGATTGGTAACAAAATGCAACTTTTAATTTGgttttaatataataattatgtATTTAAAGGCAACATATTTTGGACTTGTCTTTAAAGGAAGTTAGTCAAAAGGGTAGACATTGTAGTCTGTGTAAACTGAATCCAATCACGTCAAATTTGTTGAATCCAGATATATAGCACATCTAATGTAGCATATCTTAGGCATCGTTTACATTTACTTTTGGGGCTATATTTGTGTGTGTTAATATTTGTCGGTGAGTTTGTGTATTTAGTGCTATGATTGATATCAAGCTGTTATTTCTTTATGATCCAGATGAATGAACTTGCTGATATTGCAAGATGTGTAGCAAATACACCTTTAGATGATGACCGCTCAATTCCCTATTTAATATCTTGTCTTGAAGACTTAAAGGTGGTCATTGACCGTCGCAAGTTTGATGCGCTTACTGTCGAAACTTTTGGGGCACGCATTGAGAAGCTAATTCGGTGGGAAATTGCTAAAACTAGTAGCTTTTCGCTtgaaagactttttttttttttgtgtagaaAGCTCTCCTTAATTTATGATGCTATTGTTTGGGTACAATATAATGAGTTGTGATTCTGTAGGGAGAAGTATTTGCAGCTTACTGAGCTAGTGGAAGATAAAAAGGTTGAACTAACGAGTACGGTAATTGATGAAGATGCTCCTTTGGAAGATTATGTAGTGCGTAGCTTGAGAACAAGCCCCATACATTCTTCTAAAGACCGTACTTCTATAGATGACTTTGAGATAATAAAGCCAATCAGTCGTGGGGCATTTGGACGGGTCTTTTTGGCTAAAAAGAGGACAACGGGGGATCTTTTTGCCATAAAGGTACGTATATTTGATTGTTATTTCTTATGGAACCCTAGTTTGTTTTTCTTATCTGTATTCATGCGAACACACATGCACATATCTACCAAGGGACATAATAGATTCTTTGCTCCTTTTCAATGAACTTTTGTTTTGTAGGTCTTAGAATTATAATATTATCGTACTTGCCTTTAGTGATTTTTATGCTGTGAGTACTTAGTTACCCATCTTTGTAACTTTTATGGTGTTTACATTAGTACCTTTCAAGAAATacatttggtgctttcattaTATGAAACTGTTAATTATGCTCCTTATCgccatatgtttcaaatttatttCTGTTAATCCGGGAGAAAGAGTTGTGACAGCTACTTATCGCcatatattttctattttccccCAATGTTCGTCTTTTAGCTGTGGTTCTTTTCACAAAGACTCGAAGCATCTCTTCGTTCTAAGCATAAAGGAAGTCTAAAGTACGGATACtacaaaataacaataataacgGCGTTGTGTCCTGTGTTGCTTTTGTAAATCCTTTTGTTTAACTGCTTAACTGTTGCTTTTTTATCAACAAAAGGATGTAAGTAGGGATATAGTTGTTTGAATCCTCCTTAATAGTTAATACactgtatcttttttttttcccactcaaAACAAATATATCCTATATGTTATTCAATTAACCTGGTAATTTTATTTGCTGCCTGATTGGCATGGTGGCTTGGGTTTGGAAGGGTCTCGAACTCTTGATTGGAAAATAATATGCGGGGTTTCTGACTCTCATTTTCCAAACCCCCAAAATGAGGGTTTCACAATGGCTGGAAACGCGTTTatgaaacaacaaaaataaccaAACACCTCTATACGAATAACGAACCCCTCTTCCAAACAACATTTGTGAAACTCAAAAGACCTCACCTCCCCAACCACCTCCAACCCCCGTGGTGCCAATCACAGCcttaaacaaaaataatgtcCCATAATGTAGAGTAAGGCTGTGGCACTGTGCACATCTCTCCTTTCCCGACCTTGGAGTTGAcattctttcccttttttttttttggttaaagaTAACCAATTTTAACTTGGGATCTTCAACTACTGTTTATGGTGCTTTTGGAGTAAAGCAGTCTGAAACTTGTTAATGCTTTGCTTACACAAATTGAAGAGAAAGTTGTAGGTggatttggagaatttgcttgcCATTTGTAACACAGATTAACATTCTTGCTGATGACAAAGCCAGTAGTAAAGACGTACCCAGATACCATCGAATTGTAGTTTCAACTCAAATTTAATTCTTAATTCTATGTGTCCATTTGCTAATACATCCTTGTGATAATATAATAACTTAAATGCTATGGTGAAATGTGCTTATAGATATGTTCATTGCAAAAACCACGTGACTTGTGTTGAGACCAATGCTACTGGTAGTGTGCCTATACCTAGGATAATACTTAAGAGAGTAATAATTTGGTGTAATTACAAAAAAGTTGACGATACTTAATAGAAGGCCAAAGAAAATTTGATTCCGTCATGGTTTCTGGTTAGGTTAACCATGCAATTAACCAACCATGGAAGATTTCAATGCTTGATATGGAGTAAGCTGGTGCATTTTCTTGTGAATGTCTGCGTCCTTGCGATGAACTTCTGTTCAGTTTGGGCACAAGCTATTTGGCTTTGCTTTGGATTGCCTGAGATCTCTGCATGGTTGTATGAGAGTGCAAACACAACAGCAGTTGATTAAGAATCTAAAATGACCAACGAATTTGGGTAGAAAGGTTAACACTCATTTGATGAGTAATCTAAAATGACCAAGGAATTTGGCTATTAGGACCAACACTTGAGCCTCATTTGATTAGTAATCTAAAATGACTGAGAAATTTGGCTATAATGGCCATCACTATTGATAATTAATGAGGTCTGGAATTGGTTATGTTAAGAATCTTATTCTCTTACATATTTTGAATTGGCTGATCCACAGTATGGAACCCTCTGTTCTACTCGTTCTTGTCTTCATGTTGTCATTGGTTTTTTGGATAGATTTTGGTCCTCTTTTAATGTTTATCTTTGGATTCGCTACAGGTTCTTAGAAAGGCAAATATGATTCGAAAGAATGCTGTTGAAAGTATATTAGCTGAAAGAGACATTTTAATTTCGGTCCGCAACCCTTTTGTGGTAAGCATGTCTAGTTTGTAATTCTTTCATTGTCGTGATAATCTTGTATTTCATTGTAACTTGAATGTGAACTTTTCAGGTACGTTTCTTTTATTCATTCACATGTCATGAGAATTTGTATCTTGTGATGGAGTATTTAAATGGGGGAGATTTGTATTCCCTGTTGAGAAATTTGGGCTGCTTAGATGAAGATGTTGCTCGAGTATACATAGCAGAAGTTGTGAGTGTTTGTTCATGTTCAGAAATTCTCAATAGATGGTTTCTGGTACAACTCTGAAAACGGAGTACAATTAATTTCCAGGTGCTTGCTTTGGAATATTTACACTCACTTCGTGTGGTCCATCGTGACTTGAAGCCTGATAACTTGTTGATTGCCCATGATGGTCATATCAAGGTAACTTCTAATTCAGGTTCCTTTCTGTCTTCTTTTCATGGTGCAAGCTTTGACAGCGAAGCTTATGCATTACTATGTTCTCTGGTTTGAAAAGTATTCTGCAGTCTAGCTTTTCACTTTTCCCTTGGTTTTTGGCACTACTTATAAGAAGTCGTTTTGGAAACTCCTTCTCGGATCAGGACAGTTGTGAAATGTTAAATAAGCTTATCTTCCAAATTACTACTCTACTTCTGATATATTCCAAGTGTtgagattagttactttgcattcaactcaataagttaacttgttgggttggggcatttcacatcacatatacatattctaacactcccccctCTCGTATGGGTTGGGCAATCTGACGGActaacacgtgcacaacaaacgaggcccaatACTAAGTCTACTCACACAaagcccacacttggggcaacaaaaaATTGGGGTTTAAATTTTggaagttaaggtttgaacccaatacCTCTTGCTCTAATACCATGTTAAGactagttactttgccattcaaccctataagttaacttgttgggttggggcatttcataTCATTAATACACAATTTAACACAAACACCAAGCAATAGCTATTACAGTGATGCATCTCAAAATCCTCTTTTCATATTCAAGCTCTGTTCAGTCATCAGATAATAAAAGGGAAGGAGGTGAGCAGCAATGCCTCCTTAAATACTAGCAGAGAGAATTGAGTTTCCTCGTCTCCAACTCTCAGTTGAATGCTTAGAGAAAAAAAGCAAATGAGCTAATCTACAAATGGAACGAAAATTTATCTTAGGTTGATTGGTTTAAACCCCTTTAAATATATTTCTGCCTCTAAATGATCTTTTGATAACTATGGTGTGAAACTTATAaaacttattttcttgcacTCAAACAGTTGACTGATTTTGGGCTTTCAAAGGTTGGTCTCATCAATAGTACTGATGATTTGTCGGGTCCAGCAGTTAGTGGGACATCCTTGCTTGGGAATGATGAACCCGAGCTATCTGCATCTGAGCATCAGcaagaaaggaggaagaagcGTTCTGCTGTGGGCACTCCCGACTATTTGGCACCAGAGATACTTTTGGGGACGGGACATGGTTTGTAtaatctttcatttttttagaGCTATAATTTTCTTCATCTTATACTGCTGTGGGCACTCCCGACTATTTGGCACCAGAGATACTTTTGGGGACGGGACATGGTTTGTAtaatctttcatttttttagaGCTATAATTTTCTTCATCTTATACTGACGCAAGCTAAACCTTAAAAATGAAATTTGGTTTTCCTGATAGGAAACCTGGAGCTAGGAAACTTTGACTCTAATGATCAACAATAGCGGTGTAACTTCtgtattttcaaattaatttgTCACACATTTTGATGTAGTGATGGAAATTGTACTCCTACTAGTTGAGTTAAAATTTTAGCAGCTGTTCATGTACAAATGTCAAGAAATTAACTATTATATTCCATGTTCCTCAGGCACAACGGCAGATTGGTGGTCTGTGGGTGTCATCTTATTTGAACTGATTGTGGGCATTCCACCTTTCAATGCAGAACATCCACAGGTTATTACCTTGCTTATGACCGTATTTTGATTCTGCGAATGATGGTGGTTCTGCTCCCATTGACGTGGATGATTTTTCCTTTGATATATTTTCATCcaatttgtttgaatttgtgatGTTGGTTTTTTTGTTCTGATGATTCTATCAATAAATAGAACGGTCTGCATTTGGGGTGGAGACCATTGCTTCCAGGGTCAGCACCCCCTTGGTGtttttatctttgaaattattttttctacacaaaaaggaaaaaagaagaagatttctcTTATCTCCTTTTATCCTATACtttttttgtttcccttttCCGTTTTTATATCTTATATCCTGATCTGATTTCATAGGTTTCTGACCTTTTGCGTAGTTCGTAAAATGGCAGCCAGTAATAAAGGAAGAGAGATCTTTATTTTCTTATCGACTAAGATTAATGCCAGGCTCTTGCTTTGTTGCGGGCTGACATTTTATGAACAAGGCATAAAGTCACAAAACTATGAAATCAGATGACGTGTTTCTTGGAAAATTGCTGAATTTGAAATTGTGTATTTCAATAAGAAAGTGAACTGAACTTAATGGTTGTTGAGATGCATTTTTCTGTGATATTTACGTGATAGTCCTTTCTTACGAAATGTATATACAAAAATCTGTAGCTTCCAACATACATTAGATTCTGCTCCTGAAAAATGGTTTTCTGTAAACTCTTACAAGTCTCACGTGCCAGGTGTCAcatatttattaatttcttttgtgcTTGATTCTGATCTTATTCTTCCATTTTTGCATTCTCATTagctttgttttctcttttagcAAATATTTGATAATATTCTCAACCGTAAAGTACCTTGGCCCCGGGTGCCTGAAGAAATGAGTGGCGAAGCACAAGATCTCATTGATCGGTAAGAAAACTTTTCATTGTTATTAAAGAGAATGTTTTTGAAAGTTAATGTCACCTTATAGTAGTATTTGGTCCAGTACAATTACTTGAAGACCctgattatttattttaatatctaTTTCGTTGTTGCTTATGGGCTTGGAGCCAAGTAGCATTACCTCTTCCATAAAGTAGGGTGTGAGAGTCGGGCACCAATTTGATAGCATTGAGTGTGGATATATTTTACCTTTGACAGAAGATGGGTAGAAATAGATTGTGTCAATATGCATTCTTTACCAGATAATAGTAACTAATAATTGAGATACAATGTGACTGATGTTAAATTTATAACTATTTCTTAGCAAATTACTGATACATTTAATGTCCAGACTATTGACTGAAGATCCTCATCAAAGACTTGGGGCTGGAGGAGCATCGGAGGTAAACTTGATTATTTGGTTGAAGTTTTGATGTTGGatatatttctttatttagGGCGGGTGTTTCCCTAATTTTATTTGGATGTCAGGATAACACAATCAAAGCTTTTATGATTCAGGTGAAGGAGCATGTATTCTTCAAAGATATCAGTTGGGACACCCTTGCCAGGCAGAAGgtgtaaatttattttgtttgtatgtTACAGGTTGTTATCTGCATTTTACTGTACATTTTTTCTCACCTTGGAATCCCGATCCAATTTGGCACTTTTCCCAGGCGGCATTTGTTCCCAGTTCAGATAGTGCACTTGATACCAGTTATTTTACTAGTCGCTATTCATGGAATACTTCGGATGAGCATGTATATCAAGCCAGTGATCTTGAAGATCCCAGTGATTCTGACAGCTCAAGTGGCAGCAGTAGTTGCATGAGCAATCGCCAGGATGAAGTGGTATTTTAGTTTCCCACAGTTCAAAATTCTATAAATTGATCGCTTTTTCTAAATCTATTCCAATTATATGGTCTCTAATGGATTCACCATTGGGAAAATATGATGAACAGGGTGATGAATGTGGAGGTCTTGCGGAGTTTGATTCCAGCTCATCTGTTAATTATTCCTTCAGTAATTTTTCATTCAAGGTACGTTATTACACTAGTCTGGGTTCAATCTTCATGGTCCCTcttgtgtgtgttttttctcttcttcttgtggACACTGGTGGTTAATAGCAATCTAACTTTGGGAAAGAATATACTGGCTTTCAGGCTTAGTTAGAAATAATGTCATTCTATGAACTCttgaaaaaataatgatgttGTGAATCCATGATCAGCATTTATTTTTGGCCAAGTTGTAGCTCTCGAGTACCAAATAATACTTGTGGACCCCTGTTCTGCGTTTATTTTTGGCAAAGCTGTAGCTCGTGTACAGATAGCAGTGTTGCGGTGGCCCCTTATTTTATTAGTGTACCTTCTCTGTATAATCTAAtctaatttttttacttttgcatTTGGTTTACAGAACCTCTCTCAGCTAGCATCGATCAACTACGATCTTCTCACAAAGGGTTGGAAGGATGATCCTTCAACTAATCATAATTCATAGCCACCATGTCCTCCCTATCAAGGGCTGGAGTTGGTTGTATTTACCGCGCTTTCTCAACGTTTGTTGTTTGTATACCCTGTACATGTATGTTCCTCGTACCCAAAAAAATGGAACTTTCATATATCGCCAACCCTTTGgtcatttttattgttttggtgttcttgcacttgcagatatagaagaaaatacCCGAGACTGAAACTGCTCCGGGATGTGGTCTTTCCTCCGCCAGGTGATGCTGAATGAATGGAGGGGTTTGAATTTTACTGTGGAATGGTTTTGTCCCATTTTCATGTATTCTGATTTACATATTACAGACTGTTGGCCTACAAGGTACTACTAATGATTGCCCCCCTCCCTCAGTATCAATAAGATCATAtccccataattttttttcagttCAGTTTTTCACATCTTGAATTGAAACCTTTGGACTGAATCTGGAAAGTGTATCAGCTACTATGAAACTGTTCCGGGATGTGATCGTTCATGCAAGCTTGCGGGGTGTGGAGCAAGAACCTCTTCTTGTATGTAATCTGAAACACAAATTACAAAGACAGCACCCCTTTCACTGGCTTTCTTTGTCACCGAAAAGCTTTGGAGAACTTCAGTTACGGTTTTACCATAATTGGGATAAGAAGACGACTAGAGGGACTGTTGATTCATTAAACAAAGTTGATTCATTAAACAATGACCTTCCCTATTCTctttagggcaaatgcaataagaaataatttactgggccaacatttttgttgacccggtcccacctctattacgtaaaaagtcaagtcaaacacgtattctaatacagtcacatcagcaaatcacaaatttctatacactttttcttcccacacactttctctttccacccaacccaacaacattccattcctccatattatccacaacaaaactacaccaaaacattaaatatcaatacatccacatcagcaaaacacttatcccaatacagccacatgagcaaaacacattttacaatacagccacatcagcaaaagacaacatctttgttggcccaataccacttcaccattgcatttgccctatcTCTTGCATTTCCCAAGCTAAGTCAAATGGGCGTTTTTAGTGTCAATTAGGGGTGATAAAACTCTGTTCGGTCCGAATGAACTAATTTGTTCGATTCGGATTAAACTAAGTTTCGACATCaattatatgttcaaaatttgcgtccaaacataaaatttttgtttagtttAAAATCGAGTATGAGTCCAAACATAGAAATCTTGTTCGATTTATTTGTTCGAACCCTAACCCAAATTAGATTATTATCCGTTTTACTTGTTCGCATGTAAAACCAATCCGGGTTTGTAAtacgtccaaaatccaatccaaGTTAAAGTTCGGACATGCAAATATTTTCTTAAACACATGCTATCATCCAACCCGAAACTGATTTTTTTCCACCCCTAGTACCAACTCCATGAAGAGAGTAAAATTAAAATTGTGTCTTTTTGTGACCAAACTCTATAAAGTCCAAAGCAACCAACACATCTCAATCTAAAACAGATTTGCAGTTTGCATCAACAAAGAACAATTTGGACAGATATGAACCCTCAAAGTATTAAtgaaaaaatttttaaaaagggaaaaaaataatttaaaagtaACTTAGACAAGCACATGACAAGA is a genomic window of Tripterygium wilfordii isolate XIE 37 chromosome 16, ASM1340144v1, whole genome shotgun sequence containing:
- the LOC119980994 gene encoding probable serine/threonine protein kinase IREH1 isoform X2, translated to MVFRNKFLFSSKKSDSSSSPDGSNSSPRSFGSGSLIRSDKKKPKSSASSKEESSKQTELAKDVAPKKKGLSLRGKGKETTVPQNQPKTPDKPVLNSKSKKVVEEAASVSPILASSLGLNRIKTRSGPLPQESFFGLRGDKGNSVAVLGGSNLSRLSGGDGGLVHGKSGTVGKKQEIAGQSRTMGRVDNGTGTNTGGMCTGSGLSREQSPSVLPGSRLHNGESSSEAGQNESSWGRSGDLKSSDVCTPETSYDCKNPQESESPRFQAILRVTSAPRKRFPSDIKSFSHELNSKGVRPFPFFWKQRGLNNLEEILVVISGKFDKAKEEVNADLAIFAADLVGILEKDADGHPEWQETIEDLLVLARSCAMTSPGEFWLECEGIVQELDDRRQELPPGILKQLHTRMLFILTRCTRLLQFHKESGLGEDDHVFQLRQSGVLHSAGKKVPPGVGRDGKSSDATKAASARKFYSQEQRGLDWTGDHVAACSGNFVSLAADATSDDLESPVGRDRMSSWKKLPFPGVKSSKEVALAKEQNDVKVEPLKTSMASKGVSDVDLTPSKPSELPPTKDSHEHSSKHQHKVSWGYWGDQPIVSDESSIICRICEEEVSTLHVEDHSRICAIADRCDQQGLSVNERLVRISESLDKMMENFARKEMTHVVGSPDVAKVSNSSLAEESDMLSPKLSDWSRRGSEDMLDCFPDADNSVFMDDLKGLPSMSCKTRFGPKSDQGMTTSSGGSMTPRSPLLTPRNSHIDLLLAGKCVFSEHDDVLQMNELADIARCVANTPLDDDRSIPYLISCLEDLKVVIDRRKFDALTVETFGARIEKLIREKYLQLTELVEDKKVELTSTVIDEDAPLEDYVVRSLRTSPIHSSKDRTSIDDFEIIKPISRGAFGRVFLAKKRTTGDLFAIKVLRKANMIRKNAVESILAERDILISVRNPFVVRFFYSFTCHENLYLVMEYLNGGDLYSLLRNLGCLDEDVARVYIAEVVLALEYLHSLRVVHRDLKPDNLLIAHDGHIKVGLINSTDDLSGPAVSGTSLLGNDEPELSASEHQQERRKKRSAVGTPDYLAPEILLGTGHGTTADWWSVGVILFELIVGIPPFNAEHPQQIFDNILNRKVPWPRVPEEMSGEAQDLIDRLLTEDPHQRLGAGGASEDNTIKAFMIQVKEHVFFKDISWDTLARQKAAFVPSSDSALDTSYFTSRYSWNTSDEHVYQASDLEDPSDSDSSSGSSSCMSNRQDEVGDECGGLAEFDSSSSVNYSFSNFSFKNLSQLASINYDLLTKGWKDDPSTNHNS